From the genome of Nasonia vitripennis strain AsymCx chromosome 1, Nvit_psr_1.1, whole genome shotgun sequence, one region includes:
- the LOC100680186 gene encoding DDB1- and CUL4-associated factor 12-like isoform X1, protein MAETQRVSSYGRYPSCTNRSRLFRRNCTNLLSRIYRHRHEEQDCNFMTYDSSDDEMDQLDWENVIGNKYFRTSFNIVDYVKSRESNVREIRKFNREYSSRHVLSFNLLKEHLIRLGKVDKVLSSQWLDDRHVVFGTKCHKLMVYDVKTRNSIRVPLLQGQSREDEDDALFGIHSVRINATRTLLATVGKSSQEIAVYRLPSLDPVCVGGQAHGLPVYDMCWLDDEFLVSCSQDAKMALWRVDNTSNEANQLSTRFIQPVSAKSDKSMNQWLRSIVFDKANNEISVVSTAGYMHIWSAGNFKQKMSRKLCIGQTYRDICLAGNENGLYAVGCRPYTLLMDARTLQPIKKIQLRFGRNGVKSLSFHDWILTIGTGNGTLEFYDIKAQKYLESAVNPGQLVMLRRSRNSMPPDENRNVQISLENSPAILTHSYDQSCMRIFAAGGPFGADSYGSYVALWQ, encoded by the exons ATGGCGGAAACCCAGCGCGTATCGTCCTACGGCAGGTATCCCTCCTGCACGAATCGTTCTCGTCTTTTCCGCAGAAATTGTACAAA TCTACTTTCCAGGATTTACAGACACAGGCACGAGGAGCAAGACTGTAATTTCATGACGTACGACTCGAGCGACGACGAGATGGATCAGCTCGACTGGGAAAACGTGATtggaaataaatattttagaacCTCCTTTAACATCGTAGATTACGTCAAGTCTCGGGAAAGCAACGTCAGAGAAATTCGCAAATTCAACCGGGAATACAGCTCGCGTCACGTTCTCAGCTTCAATCTTTTGAAGGAGCATCTCATCAGACTGGGTAAAGTGGACAAAGTGTTGAGCTCTCAATGGCTCGACGATCGGCACGTCGTGTTCGGTACGAAATGCCATAAACTTATGGTGTACGACGTTAAGACGCGGAACTCGATTCGCGTCCCTTTGCTTCAAGGGCAGAGTAGagaggacgaggacgacgcGCTATTCGGTATACATTCGGTACGGATAAATGCCACTAG GACACTGTTGGCCACTGTGGGCAAAAGTAGCCAAGAAATAGCCGTTTATAGATTGCCATCCCTGGATCCCGTTTGCGTCGGGGGACAAGCACACGGTCTTCCCGTGTACGACATGTGCTGGCTGGACGACGAATTTTTAGTCTCCTGCTCGCAAGATGCCAAAATGGCTTTGTGGCGCGTCGACAATACATCCAATGAGGCGAACCAGCTCTCGACCAG GTTCATACAGCCAGTTAGCGCGAAATCCGACAAATCGATGAACCAATGGCTGCGATCGATCGTTTTTGACAAAGCCAACAACGAAATATCCGTTGTATCGACGGCAGGCTACATGCACATTTGGTCGGCCGGAAACTTCAAGCAAAAAATGTCCCGCAAGCTATGTATCGGCCAGACTTACAGGGACATTTGCTTAGCTGGGAACGAGAACGGATTATACGCGGTTGGCTGCCGGCCTTACACTTTACTCATGGATGCGAGAACTTTGCAACCAATTAAGAAGATACAATTGCG GTTCGGTCGAAATGGTGTAAAATCACTGAGTTTTCACGATTGGATATTGACGATAGGAACAGGCAACGGAACCCTCGAGTTCTACGACATCAAAGCTCAAAAGTATTTGGAATCTGCTGTCAATCCTGGCCAACTTGTCATGCTGAGGAGATCCAGGAACAGTATG CCGCCCGACGAGAACCGGAATGTCCAAATCTCGCTTGAAAACAGTCCTGCCATTTTGACGCACTCTTACGATCAGTCGTGTATGCGTATCTTCGCTGCTGGCGGACCATTTGGAGCAGATTCGTACGGGAGTTATGTTGCATTGTggcaatga
- the LOC100680186 gene encoding DDB1- and CUL4-associated factor 12-like isoform X2 has product MAETQRVSSYGRYPSCTNRSRLFRRNCTKIYRHRHEEQDCNFMTYDSSDDEMDQLDWENVIGNKYFRTSFNIVDYVKSRESNVREIRKFNREYSSRHVLSFNLLKEHLIRLGKVDKVLSSQWLDDRHVVFGTKCHKLMVYDVKTRNSIRVPLLQGQSREDEDDALFGIHSVRINATRTLLATVGKSSQEIAVYRLPSLDPVCVGGQAHGLPVYDMCWLDDEFLVSCSQDAKMALWRVDNTSNEANQLSTRFIQPVSAKSDKSMNQWLRSIVFDKANNEISVVSTAGYMHIWSAGNFKQKMSRKLCIGQTYRDICLAGNENGLYAVGCRPYTLLMDARTLQPIKKIQLRFGRNGVKSLSFHDWILTIGTGNGTLEFYDIKAQKYLESAVNPGQLVMLRRSRNSMPPDENRNVQISLENSPAILTHSYDQSCMRIFAAGGPFGADSYGSYVALWQ; this is encoded by the exons ATGGCGGAAACCCAGCGCGTATCGTCCTACGGCAGGTATCCCTCCTGCACGAATCGTTCTCGTCTTTTCCGCAGAAATTGTACAAA GATTTACAGACACAGGCACGAGGAGCAAGACTGTAATTTCATGACGTACGACTCGAGCGACGACGAGATGGATCAGCTCGACTGGGAAAACGTGATtggaaataaatattttagaacCTCCTTTAACATCGTAGATTACGTCAAGTCTCGGGAAAGCAACGTCAGAGAAATTCGCAAATTCAACCGGGAATACAGCTCGCGTCACGTTCTCAGCTTCAATCTTTTGAAGGAGCATCTCATCAGACTGGGTAAAGTGGACAAAGTGTTGAGCTCTCAATGGCTCGACGATCGGCACGTCGTGTTCGGTACGAAATGCCATAAACTTATGGTGTACGACGTTAAGACGCGGAACTCGATTCGCGTCCCTTTGCTTCAAGGGCAGAGTAGagaggacgaggacgacgcGCTATTCGGTATACATTCGGTACGGATAAATGCCACTAG GACACTGTTGGCCACTGTGGGCAAAAGTAGCCAAGAAATAGCCGTTTATAGATTGCCATCCCTGGATCCCGTTTGCGTCGGGGGACAAGCACACGGTCTTCCCGTGTACGACATGTGCTGGCTGGACGACGAATTTTTAGTCTCCTGCTCGCAAGATGCCAAAATGGCTTTGTGGCGCGTCGACAATACATCCAATGAGGCGAACCAGCTCTCGACCAG GTTCATACAGCCAGTTAGCGCGAAATCCGACAAATCGATGAACCAATGGCTGCGATCGATCGTTTTTGACAAAGCCAACAACGAAATATCCGTTGTATCGACGGCAGGCTACATGCACATTTGGTCGGCCGGAAACTTCAAGCAAAAAATGTCCCGCAAGCTATGTATCGGCCAGACTTACAGGGACATTTGCTTAGCTGGGAACGAGAACGGATTATACGCGGTTGGCTGCCGGCCTTACACTTTACTCATGGATGCGAGAACTTTGCAACCAATTAAGAAGATACAATTGCG GTTCGGTCGAAATGGTGTAAAATCACTGAGTTTTCACGATTGGATATTGACGATAGGAACAGGCAACGGAACCCTCGAGTTCTACGACATCAAAGCTCAAAAGTATTTGGAATCTGCTGTCAATCCTGGCCAACTTGTCATGCTGAGGAGATCCAGGAACAGTATG CCGCCCGACGAGAACCGGAATGTCCAAATCTCGCTTGAAAACAGTCCTGCCATTTTGACGCACTCTTACGATCAGTCGTGTATGCGTATCTTCGCTGCTGGCGGACCATTTGGAGCAGATTCGTACGGGAGTTATGTTGCATTGTggcaatga
- the LOC100680186 gene encoding DDB1- and CUL4-associated factor 12-like isoform X3, with the protein MAETQRVSSYGRYPSCTNRSRLFRRNCTNLLSRIYRHRHEEQDCNFMTYDSSDDEMDQLDWENVIGNKYFRTSFNIVDYVKSRESNVREIRKFNREYSSRHVLSFNLLKEHLIRLGKVDKVLSSQWLDDRHVVFGTKCHKLMVYDVKTRNSIRVPLLQGQSREDEDDALFGIHSVRINATRTLLATVGKSSQEIAVYRLPSLDPVCVGGQAHGLPVYDMCWLDDEFLVSCSQDAKMALWRVDNTSNEANQLSTRFIQPVSAKSDKSMNQWLRSIVFDKANNEISVVSTAGYMHIWSAGNFKQKMSRKLCIGQTYRDICLAGNENGLYAVGCRPYTLLMDARTLQPIKKIQLRFGRNGVKSLSFHDWILTIGTGNGTLEFYDIKAQKYLESAVNPGQLVMLRRSRNSMLSMNFCFSAARREPECPNLA; encoded by the exons ATGGCGGAAACCCAGCGCGTATCGTCCTACGGCAGGTATCCCTCCTGCACGAATCGTTCTCGTCTTTTCCGCAGAAATTGTACAAA TCTACTTTCCAGGATTTACAGACACAGGCACGAGGAGCAAGACTGTAATTTCATGACGTACGACTCGAGCGACGACGAGATGGATCAGCTCGACTGGGAAAACGTGATtggaaataaatattttagaacCTCCTTTAACATCGTAGATTACGTCAAGTCTCGGGAAAGCAACGTCAGAGAAATTCGCAAATTCAACCGGGAATACAGCTCGCGTCACGTTCTCAGCTTCAATCTTTTGAAGGAGCATCTCATCAGACTGGGTAAAGTGGACAAAGTGTTGAGCTCTCAATGGCTCGACGATCGGCACGTCGTGTTCGGTACGAAATGCCATAAACTTATGGTGTACGACGTTAAGACGCGGAACTCGATTCGCGTCCCTTTGCTTCAAGGGCAGAGTAGagaggacgaggacgacgcGCTATTCGGTATACATTCGGTACGGATAAATGCCACTAG GACACTGTTGGCCACTGTGGGCAAAAGTAGCCAAGAAATAGCCGTTTATAGATTGCCATCCCTGGATCCCGTTTGCGTCGGGGGACAAGCACACGGTCTTCCCGTGTACGACATGTGCTGGCTGGACGACGAATTTTTAGTCTCCTGCTCGCAAGATGCCAAAATGGCTTTGTGGCGCGTCGACAATACATCCAATGAGGCGAACCAGCTCTCGACCAG GTTCATACAGCCAGTTAGCGCGAAATCCGACAAATCGATGAACCAATGGCTGCGATCGATCGTTTTTGACAAAGCCAACAACGAAATATCCGTTGTATCGACGGCAGGCTACATGCACATTTGGTCGGCCGGAAACTTCAAGCAAAAAATGTCCCGCAAGCTATGTATCGGCCAGACTTACAGGGACATTTGCTTAGCTGGGAACGAGAACGGATTATACGCGGTTGGCTGCCGGCCTTACACTTTACTCATGGATGCGAGAACTTTGCAACCAATTAAGAAGATACAATTGCG GTTCGGTCGAAATGGTGTAAAATCACTGAGTTTTCACGATTGGATATTGACGATAGGAACAGGCAACGGAACCCTCGAGTTCTACGACATCAAAGCTCAAAAGTATTTGGAATCTGCTGTCAATCCTGGCCAACTTGTCATGCTGAGGAGATCCAGGAACAGTATG CTATCGATGAACTTTTGCTTTTCAGCCGCCCGACGAGAACCGGAATGTCCAAATCTCGCTTGA